Proteins from one Candidatus Desulfovibrio trichonymphae genomic window:
- the mreC gene encoding rod shape-determining protein MreC: MTSRRVLILAGILLILFLGMYTWNQRTRTLDDIAANIGLELAGSALAPLRSIQDSVAGFWRRYFDIVNTREENERLKTELRNMESRFQAVGEDLAELKRLRELIDLPKYASLRPVGARVIAGRMGPNAVLDSITINRGYVTEARPGTPLVTHNGLVGRVLRASPHTSTVLLLTDQNSRIAVFSQTSRAFGILAGRGPGQNLEVNFVQRDANIKQDEVLLTSGLDKKYPKGIPVARVTSVAPSDYTQFMAVEAESMVDLRHLEEVILLASVDVARPPEAPDHGPIRPMGQPAPPAATAQ, encoded by the coding sequence GTGACGTCGCGGCGTGTTCTAATTCTCGCGGGAATACTGCTCATCCTCTTCCTGGGTATGTACACTTGGAACCAGCGCACCCGCACGCTGGACGATATTGCCGCCAACATCGGTCTTGAGCTCGCAGGTTCCGCCTTGGCACCGTTGCGTTCCATACAGGACTCGGTTGCGGGCTTTTGGCGGCGTTATTTTGATATCGTCAATACACGGGAAGAAAATGAACGTCTCAAAACCGAACTTCGGAATATGGAATCCCGCTTTCAGGCCGTGGGCGAGGACCTTGCCGAACTCAAACGTCTGCGCGAACTCATAGACCTGCCCAAGTACGCAAGCTTGCGGCCGGTGGGCGCGCGCGTGATTGCCGGCCGCATGGGGCCCAACGCCGTGCTGGACAGCATTACCATAAACCGCGGTTATGTAACGGAAGCGCGGCCCGGCACACCGCTTGTCACCCACAACGGCCTTGTGGGGCGTGTGCTGCGGGCAAGCCCGCACACGTCCACCGTGCTGCTGCTGACAGATCAAAACAGCCGCATCGCTGTCTTTTCCCAGACAAGCCGCGCCTTCGGCATTCTGGCGGGCCGTGGCCCCGGACAAAACCTTGAAGTCAACTTCGTGCAGCGCGACGCCAATATCAAACAGGATGAAGTGCTGCTTACATCCGGTCTGGACAAAAAATACCCCAAGGGTATTCCCGTGGCCCGCGTGACCAGCGTTGCTCCCTCTGACTACACGCAATTCATGGCCGTGGAAGCCGAGTCCATGGTGGACTTGCGTCACCTTGAAGAAGTGATCCTGCTTGCTTCTGTCGACGTCGCGCGTCCGCCGGAGGCGCCTGACCACGGCCCCATACGGCCCATGGGCCAGCCCGCGCCGCCGGCGGCCACAGCACAATGA
- the gap gene encoding type I glyceraldehyde-3-phosphate dehydrogenase, whose translation MKKINVGINGFGRIGRQVFRALHRSCQDHVQVTAINDLFDAETNFHLAEYDSVYGRGFFDARVNGQDVTVGDWNIRCFAESDPANIGWRSCDVDIVVESTGIFRSAKQAEVHLANGAKKVIITAPAKEEDITIVMGVNQDQYNPFKHHIVSNASCTTNCLAPVVLVLQREFGIQTGNMVTIHSYTNDQRILDMAHKDPRRARAAACNIIPTSTGAAQAVAKVIPELKGKFSGYSLRVPTPTVSVVDFSGILERQTDTETLLGKLKDASEGFLKGILEYNDKPLVSMDFKGNPASSILEASYTTVQDGRMVKAVSWYDNEWGYSNRVCDLVRFMQNKGL comes from the coding sequence ATGAAAAAAATCAACGTGGGCATCAACGGTTTCGGCCGCATCGGCCGGCAGGTTTTCCGCGCTTTGCACAGGAGCTGTCAGGATCATGTGCAGGTGACGGCCATCAATGACCTCTTTGACGCGGAAACAAACTTTCACCTTGCGGAATACGATTCCGTCTACGGCAGGGGGTTTTTTGACGCGCGGGTCAACGGTCAGGACGTGACCGTCGGCGACTGGAACATACGCTGCTTTGCCGAAAGCGACCCCGCCAACATAGGCTGGCGTTCCTGCGATGTGGATATTGTCGTTGAGAGCACAGGCATTTTCCGCAGCGCAAAACAGGCGGAGGTGCATCTGGCAAACGGCGCGAAAAAAGTCATCATCACAGCGCCCGCCAAAGAGGAAGACATCACCATCGTTATGGGCGTCAATCAGGATCAGTACAACCCGTTCAAACATCACATCGTTTCCAACGCCTCCTGCACAACCAACTGTCTGGCGCCTGTTGTGCTAGTGCTGCAACGTGAATTCGGCATACAGACAGGCAATATGGTCACCATCCACTCCTATACCAACGATCAGCGCATTCTGGACATGGCTCATAAAGATCCGCGCCGCGCGCGCGCGGCAGCCTGCAACATCATACCGACGTCCACAGGCGCGGCGCAGGCGGTTGCCAAGGTGATTCCCGAACTCAAGGGCAAGTTCAGCGGCTATTCCCTGCGCGTGCCGACGCCCACAGTTTCGGTGGTGGACTTTTCCGGCATTCTGGAAAGACAGACAGACACGGAAACCCTGCTCGGCAAGCTGAAAGATGCCTCTGAAGGCTTCCTGAAGGGCATTTTGGAATACAACGATAAGCCCTTGGTGTCCATGGATTTCAAGGGCAATCCGGCTTCTTCCATCCTCGAGGCGTCCTACACCACCGTGCAGGACGGCCGCATGGTCAAGGCCGTCTCCTGGTACGATAATGAATGGGGCTACTCCAACCGCGTCTGTGACCTTGTGCGCTTTATGCAGAACAAAGGGCTGTAA
- the mrdA gene encoding penicillin-binding protein 2, producing MENERYQPPRNGVILLQVLVGMLFFVLVTRLWYLQIHHGDEFARQAHGNRLRHERIFAPRGRILDNNDKVLADNRTAWALSLVREDCRDIPVTLTQISVWSGIPLSQIWEKYQQDRFKVKAFEPLLLLTDINFDLVALIESEIYAWPGLKVVVRTKRNYPEKDMFAHVLGYVAEVNEKEMAADETLAMGDLVGKQGLELELEKQLRGQKGLYDVEVDAHARMLGKALREEPRSGNEMNLSINLALQQASWEAFGGEAGCAVVMEPDSGKLRAFVTSPAYDNNLFSTGISKRDWDALRTSNRFPLQNRVIQSVYPPGSVWKLLMTALFLERGISPRETVFCPGEVTLGNQVFRCWKHGGHGSVNMESAITNSCDVYFYLMAERIGIDKIEEFAKASGFGRPTGISLPHERSGLVPSREWKWRRFGRAWVRGETYNTSIGQGFTLVTPVQIAVYVSALLNGGDMLKPQLLENDGRVVTGRLPAKAETRNFIVGAMRKTASAGTAHVVYRRDADMGGKTGTAQVVKLKMGAGDRRLRTSEMEYTQRDHAWIATWGSKNGRTYVVVVMVEHGGGGSSVAGPIAKKIYDHIFGPAQDTPARGAQ from the coding sequence ATGGAAAACGAACGCTACCAGCCGCCGCGCAACGGCGTTATTCTGTTGCAGGTGCTGGTGGGCATGCTCTTTTTTGTATTGGTGACGCGCCTGTGGTATCTGCAAATCCACCACGGCGACGAGTTCGCGCGGCAGGCGCATGGAAACCGCCTGCGCCATGAACGTATTTTCGCGCCGCGCGGCCGTATTCTGGACAACAACGACAAGGTGCTGGCAGACAACCGCACAGCCTGGGCTCTCTCCCTAGTGCGTGAAGACTGCCGTGACATCCCGGTCACACTGACGCAGATCAGCGTTTGGTCCGGCATCCCCCTTTCACAGATATGGGAAAAATACCAGCAGGATCGTTTCAAGGTAAAAGCCTTTGAGCCGCTTCTGCTGCTCACCGACATCAATTTTGATCTGGTTGCCCTCATTGAATCAGAAATATACGCATGGCCGGGCCTAAAAGTTGTCGTGCGGACAAAGCGCAATTATCCGGAAAAAGATATGTTTGCGCATGTGCTCGGCTATGTGGCTGAAGTCAATGAAAAAGAAATGGCTGCCGATGAAACGTTGGCCATGGGCGATCTGGTGGGCAAACAGGGTCTGGAACTGGAACTGGAAAAACAGCTGCGCGGCCAGAAAGGCCTGTATGATGTAGAAGTGGACGCCCACGCGCGCATGCTCGGCAAAGCCCTGCGCGAAGAACCGCGCAGCGGGAATGAAATGAACCTCTCCATCAACCTCGCCCTTCAGCAGGCGTCTTGGGAGGCGTTTGGCGGCGAGGCCGGCTGCGCTGTCGTCATGGAGCCGGATTCCGGCAAACTGCGCGCGTTTGTTACCTCGCCCGCCTATGACAACAATCTTTTCTCGACAGGCATCTCCAAGCGTGACTGGGACGCTCTGCGCACAAGCAACCGCTTTCCGCTGCAAAACCGCGTAATACAAAGCGTTTATCCCCCCGGTTCTGTCTGGAAGCTGCTTATGACAGCCCTGTTTCTGGAACGTGGTATATCCCCCCGTGAAACTGTGTTCTGCCCCGGCGAAGTTACGCTGGGCAATCAGGTTTTCCGCTGCTGGAAACACGGCGGACACGGCAGCGTCAATATGGAAAGCGCCATCACCAATTCCTGTGACGTTTATTTTTATCTCATGGCCGAACGGATCGGCATTGACAAGATAGAAGAATTCGCCAAGGCCAGCGGCTTCGGGCGCCCCACCGGCATCAGCCTGCCGCATGAACGTTCAGGCCTTGTTCCTTCCCGGGAATGGAAGTGGCGCCGTTTCGGCAGAGCCTGGGTGCGTGGAGAAACATACAACACTTCCATCGGGCAGGGATTTACTCTGGTCACGCCCGTGCAGATCGCCGTGTATGTTTCGGCGCTGCTGAACGGAGGCGATATGCTCAAACCCCAACTTCTGGAAAACGACGGACGTGTTGTCACAGGGCGGCTGCCGGCAAAGGCGGAGACCAGAAACTTTATTGTCGGCGCAATGCGAAAAACAGCGTCCGCCGGCACGGCGCACGTTGTTTACCGCAGAGACGCAGACATGGGCGGCAAAACCGGCACAGCCCAGGTGGTCAAGCTGAAAATGGGCGCCGGTGACCGTCGGTTGCGAACGTCTGAAATGGAATACACACAGCGTGACCATGCCTGGATAGCCACCTGGGGTTCCAAAAACGGCAGAACCTATGTTGTTGTTGTGATGGTGGAGCACGGCGGCGGCGGCTCCAGCGTGGCCGGGCCGATAGCGAAAAAAATTTACGATCACATTTTCGGGCCCGCGCAAGACACGCCTGCGCGCGGCGCGCAATGA
- the rodA gene encoding rod shape-determining protein RodA — protein sequence MDRRLFSYINWGLLIFMLLLYLLGVGNLYSASGTRVGGGMVFSGFYQRQLIWGMCGLVCMMAAMSFDYRQLRNLAWPFFLVSILLLLLVPVVGKTIYGAKRWIPLGFMSIQPSEIAKFAVLVLSARLLARDESPLGWKDFSTVLCVALVPCTLIILQPDLGTTLLLLLILGGMILFRGLRGYVLKTCLLAAPTVAAFMWFAGMHDYQRQRILTFLNPGHDPRGTGYHILQSRIAIGSGRLWGKGFTEGTQSQLRFLPERHSDFAVAVFGEEWGFVGCVILVTLFCLFLLSIFSTAVQAKDRFGSLLVVGIFFYFFWQIFINIGMVIGLMPVVGIPLPFISYGGSATLLNFTLLGIVLNVSMRRFMFKG from the coding sequence ATGGACAGACGCCTTTTCAGCTATATAAACTGGGGTCTTTTGATCTTCATGCTTTTGCTGTATCTGCTCGGCGTGGGCAACCTCTATTCCGCCAGCGGCACGCGTGTGGGCGGCGGCATGGTTTTTTCCGGGTTTTATCAGCGTCAACTTATCTGGGGCATGTGCGGCCTTGTGTGCATGATGGCGGCCATGAGCTTTGACTACCGTCAGTTACGCAATCTGGCCTGGCCGTTTTTTCTCGTTTCCATTTTGCTGCTCCTGCTCGTGCCGGTGGTGGGCAAAACCATTTACGGCGCAAAGCGCTGGATTCCACTTGGGTTTATGAGCATCCAGCCTTCAGAAATAGCCAAATTCGCCGTGCTCGTTCTCTCGGCCCGCCTGCTGGCGCGCGACGAAAGTCCCCTTGGCTGGAAAGATTTTTCCACTGTGCTCTGCGTGGCGCTTGTGCCGTGTACCCTCATCATCCTGCAGCCTGATCTGGGCACAACGCTGCTGCTGCTGCTTATCTTGGGCGGCATGATACTCTTTCGCGGTCTGCGCGGCTACGTGCTCAAAACCTGCCTTCTGGCAGCGCCTACTGTGGCCGCTTTCATGTGGTTTGCAGGCATGCACGACTATCAGCGGCAGCGCATCCTGACATTTTTAAACCCCGGTCACGACCCGCGGGGCACAGGCTACCATATATTGCAGTCGCGCATCGCCATCGGCTCCGGCAGGCTTTGGGGCAAAGGCTTCACAGAAGGCACACAGAGCCAGCTGCGTTTTTTGCCGGAACGCCATTCCGACTTTGCGGTGGCCGTGTTCGGCGAAGAATGGGGTTTTGTGGGCTGCGTCATACTGGTTACACTGTTCTGCCTGTTTTTGCTTTCCATTTTTTCCACGGCGGTGCAGGCCAAAGACCGCTTCGGCAGTCTGCTGGTTGTCGGGATATTCTTTTATTTTTTTTGGCAAATTTTCATCAATATAGGCATGGTGATCGGGCTGATGCCGGTTGTGGGCATTCCCCTGCCCTTTATCAGTTATGGCGGCAGCGCGACATTGCTCAATTTCACGCTGCTCGGCATTGTGCTCAACGTTTCCATGCGGCGTTTCATGTTCAAAGGGTAA